The stretch of DNA TGGTTCTACCAGGTGGGGCCAGTGATTGCCGGGTATGGTCTGCACTTGCAGATGGGGCAGGTAGGTGCGGTAGGGTTTGAGCTGCCAGGCCGTGCGGTTGAGTCCGGCCTCGGGCAGCAGTAGCAGGGTCGGTACCGTCAGCTCCGTTGTCAGCCCTGCCTGTTGCAGAATGTCGTTGAACACCCCGTTGCGGGCTGCGATCGCAAACTTACTGCCCCAGGTGCCGTCAGCTTTTTGCTCCATACCGGCTTTAAACGCTGCCGCTTGCAGCGGGCTCCAGCCCCGGTACTGCTTCAGGGTGCGGGCTACGGATTCTGCCGCTGCGTAGCTCTCAAACGGTCCCATCACCTTCAAAAAGGGCAGGGTGCGATAGAGCAAGGGGAACGTGGGCCGAAACCACCCCGGCAGCTGATTCACAAAAAATGGATCGACCAGAATCAACCGATGAATGCGCTGAGGCTGCTGTTTGGCCCACAGCAAGGCTAGTTTGGCGGCCCAGGAATGGGCGATGACCGTCATTGAGTCAGTGCTGCAGGCGATCGCCAGAGCCTCTAGATCGTCAACCAAGGCGAGTGCATTGTAGGCATCGGCATCGTTGGGCTTACCGCTGTCACCGTGACCCCGCAGGTCAGGGGCGAGGCAGCGATAGCGCTTGGCGACGGGTTCCGTGCCGGAATCGCTGAGGGTTGCCGCCAAGCTCTCCCACACCAGGCCATGGTCAGCCAGGCCATGGAGCAGCATGACGGGTTCGCCGTCACCCCATTGCGCGTACGACAGGGGCACCGAGGCAGTCGATAAACTGTGACGAGCAAAAGACATCTGGTTTCCAGCCCTGGCCTCGAAACAACTAGCGCAGTTTTAACCCCAGCCCCAGTCCGGTCAATCTACCCGCCAAACCGAGTTGCCAGACCCTACGCTTTGCCGGGTTCACCCTGCACTGCCTCAGGCAAAATCAGCATCGCGTCACCAAAGGAATAGAAGCGATAGTCCTGCTCAATGGCAGTCTCGTAGAGGTCCAGCAGGCGCTCTCGGCCGATTAGGGCGCTGACCAGCATCAGCAGGCTGGAGCCCGGCAGGTGAAAGTTGGTAATCAGCCCGTCGATCGCCCGGTAGCAGTAGCCGGGGTAGATAAACAGGTTGACCTTGCCCTGGTAGGGCTGTAGTTCGCCCCCCTGGGCAGCGCCCTCCAGGGCCCGCACCACCGTCGTGCCCACGGCAATCACCCGCCCGCCTCGGGCTTTGGTCGCCTGAATCTGCGCGACGGTTTCAGTCGAGACATCAATCCATTCGCCGTGCATTTTGTGGTCGCGAATGTTCTCAGTCTCCACCGGGCGAAAGGTACCGACGCCCACGTGGAGGGTAATGCGCGATCGCCCCACTCCCCTCTCTTCCAGCCGCTCAAACAGCTCCGGCGTAAAGTGCAGCCCCGCCGTGGGCGCCGCCACCGCCCCCGGGGCCTCGGCATAGACGGTCTGGTACTGCTCGGGCGCCGCCGCCGTATCGGTGATGTAGGGCGGTAGGGGGACTTCCCCCAGGCGCTCAAACAGCGCAAAGAGAGATTCTTCGCCCTGGGGCTCAAACCTCAGCAGGCGACCGCTGGTGTCAGGGTCGGTATCCAGCACCTGGGCGATCAGGTCGGGCTGGTCGGGGTTGGGGCCAAAATGGACCGTAGCCCCCGGCTTGAGGCGGCGACCGGGGCGCACCAGGGCCAGCCACCGGTTCTCCCCCTGGTCTTCAAGCAAAAATACTTCGACCTGGGCCCCGCTCGGCTTGTACCCCAGCAGTCGAGCCGGGATGACTCGGGTGTCATTGAGCACGAGCAGATCGCCCGGCTGCAGCAGGGTGGGTAAGTCGCGAAAGTGGTGGTGGCGGTGGGTGGTGGGACCGTCTACCACCAGCAGCCGGGAGGCGTCGCGGGGGGTAACGGGGGTCTGGGCGATCTTTTCGGGCGGCAGGGTATATTGATACGCCGCCAGGGAATATTCAGGGGAGTCGGGATGGTGCTTTGCAGACGTCTCAGACGCCAGTATTTCGCGATCGCGCATGGCCGAGCCAGGTTGGGGGGAAACACCCATGTGGGTTAGGGGGACTTAACCCTAACCGTTCCAGGGCCAGTCCAAGACAATAAGAACTGTAGCACCTGTCTGAAGGTCCACGATGGAATACACCTACTATCTTGCCAATGCCAGTTTGACCCTCCGTGTGGTCGAACATCTGCTGGGCACCCCGAGATTGCCCCTGGAGTTTATGACGGTGATTCATCAGATCGATGGATGGGTCATTCGGGTCAAAATGGATGACAATATCGGCGTCCCGGATGCTGAGGATTTTCGCGCCTACATGAACGAGCTGGGTATCGCCTATGACCCCGGCATTCGAGTGCGGATGGCCCTCTGGGGACTGGAAACCGGACAATCCCCCATCGATGTGATGCGACGCTACCAGGTGGCGATCGTCTCCCACGGCAAGCCCGATCGCGAAGAGATCGAAGCCTTTCGCCGTCAGTTTGTGATGGGTCTGGGCTACTGTCCTGAAACGCTTGCCTAGGCTGAACAACGGGCGAAACCGTCCATTAGCAGCGGTCATTTCTGCCTCGGCGGAAGTGACCGCTGTTCAGTCATAGCGATCGCTATATTGGTACATCGGGTAGGGGTTAGGGCTGCTTCGCCCACAGGGCCAGACCACCGCTGCGGCCCCGGGCGGCAAGGTATCCCTCTTCTGCGGCAAAGAACGAGAAAAACGGCAGCTTAGCGACGGAAGTAGCGGCGAAATCCCCTGCTTTGGCAGCTTTGCTGCGCAGGGGGAGGTTGAGCAAATTCAGACGGCCGACCATGAGCTGAAGCCGCACAAAGTCAAAGGCCAGCAGGTTTTTCTTGGCCAAAAATTTGGCGGGCCCGGTAAATCGCAGCCGCACCGGGCCAACTTGAAGCTGGTTTTGAATGCTCAGCTGCTGGTCGGAGTCCTGGCTAAACGCGATGGTGGCGACGGCCAGCCCTGGCATATAAAACCCTTTGCTGGTAGACTCTCCGGCTCTGTAGGTGGGCTTGTTGGGAGCGGTAAACCGCAGCCGCCAGGTGCCCAGCAGCGCCCCGAGCGAAAGCGACTGCCGCTGCTGTTTGGCCTGTCGCTCGGCCCGTAGCAGCGCCGCAGTGATCTGCTGACCCTCCAGCCTCGCCCCCGCCGCCACAGCGGCTAGCGCTTCGGGGGTGGGTAGTGTAAGGGCGCTGTCGGTAACAGTCATGGCGTCTCCAGTTGCGGTTGGGCCGCTGCTACGGCTGATCGGGTGGGGGGTGAACCTGGCCTGGGCAGTGCGGTGGTTTGACTACCATTATGCCAAGGTCAAGGGATCCCAGGAGTCTGCCAAGCGCAAGAGACAGCTTAGAGGGTTTTAGGTGCAGGGTCTCGGGTTCACGACCGACTTTGAACCGTACACCTCAACCCCTGCACCCAATTGATTGGAAACCCAGTAGGGCTGAAGCACTCGACTCTGGGCCGCTCAGGCTTTCCCTGGGCGCTGGCCTAACTCTGGCATAATAGGAGCCTGTCTATTCACGGTGCCGCTATGGCTACCACGCCGCGATCGCCCCTGCTGCGCGCCTTTCGCCGTCAATCTGCAACCCGATCTGCCGCCAGCGTGTCGGTGGTGCTGATGTGGGTAGGGCTGGCCATTACCCTGGCGTTTGTGCTGATTGCCCTGCTGACGCCGCTGCTGCAGAGCTGGGGCTGGCTGCTCAACCCCACCACGGCCCTGCAAAACCCAATTCACCAGCCCCCCGGCGGCGACCACTGGTTTGGTACCACCCGCCAAGGCTACGATGTGTTTTCCCGCACCCTGTTTGGCACCCGCGCCGCCTGGCAGGTGGTGCTGCTGGCCACTCTGCTCAGCGTGGCGATCGGGGTGCCCCTGGGCATGGTCAGCGGCTACCTGGGCGGCTGGCTCGATCGCGCCCTGCTGTTTTTTATGGACACGATCTACACCCTGCCGGGGCTGCTGCTGTCGGTCACCCTGGCCTTTGTGGTGGGGCGGGGGGTGGTGAATGCGGCGATCGCCCTCAGCATTGCCTACATTCCTCAGTACTACCGGGTGGTGCGCAACCACACCGTCAGCGTCAAGACCGAGCTGTTTGTCGAAGCGGCCCAGGCCATGGGGGCCGACCCCTGGACGGTGCTGACCCGCTACCTGTTTCTCAACGTCATTCAAAGCGTGCCGGTACTGTTTACCCTCAACGCCGCCGACGCCATTCTGGTGCTGGGGGGGCTGGGCTTTTTGGGGCTGGGCCTGCCCGAGCAGGTACCCGAGTGGGGGGCCGACATTCGCCAGGCCCTCGACGCGTTGCCCACGGGTATCTGGTGGACCGCGCTGTTTCCGGGCCTGGCTCTGACGCTGATGGTGACGGGGCTGTCCCTGGTCGGGGAAGGCCTAAACGAATTGATGAACCCGCTCCAGCGCCGCGAAAACTGGCGCTAGCTACCCACCCACACTTCCCCTCACCCTCAGCGCTGTCGCGGAGTACAGCAGCAGCGCCGCCCAGATACAGCCAAAGGTGACGACGTGGATCCAGGTAAACGGTTCGCCGTACACAAACACCCCCAGCAGCAGCGACAGGGAGGGAGCCAGGTATTGAAAAAATCCCAGGGTGGCAAGTTTGAGCTGTTTGGCCGCCTTGTTGAACCACAGCAGGGGCATGGAGGTGACCACCCCGGCCCCGATAAACAGCAGCATCGTCACCCCACTGCTGCCAAAGTGGCCCTGCCCGGTGGCGGTCAGCCTGCCGATAAACACCAGCGCCATCGGGGTGATTAGCAGCGTTTCCATGGCCAGCCCCGCCAGGGGAGGCACCGCCACCACCTTGCGCAACAGCCCATAAAAGGCAAAAGAGACGGCCAGGGCCAGGGCAATCCAGGGCACGGTACCC from Leptolyngbya sp. KIOST-1 encodes:
- the queA gene encoding tRNA preQ1(34) S-adenosylmethionine ribosyltransferase-isomerase QueA, whose translation is MGVSPQPGSAMRDREILASETSAKHHPDSPEYSLAAYQYTLPPEKIAQTPVTPRDASRLLVVDGPTTHRHHHFRDLPTLLQPGDLLVLNDTRVIPARLLGYKPSGAQVEVFLLEDQGENRWLALVRPGRRLKPGATVHFGPNPDQPDLIAQVLDTDPDTSGRLLRFEPQGEESLFALFERLGEVPLPPYITDTAAAPEQYQTVYAEAPGAVAAPTAGLHFTPELFERLEERGVGRSRITLHVGVGTFRPVETENIRDHKMHGEWIDVSTETVAQIQATKARGGRVIAVGTTVVRALEGAAQGGELQPYQGKVNLFIYPGYCYRAIDGLITNFHLPGSSLLMLVSALIGRERLLDLYETAIEQDYRFYSFGDAMLILPEAVQGEPGKA
- a CDS encoding alpha/beta fold hydrolase, which translates into the protein MSFARHSLSTASVPLSYAQWGDGEPVMLLHGLADHGLVWESLAATLSDSGTEPVAKRYRCLAPDLRGHGDSGKPNDADAYNALALVDDLEALAIACSTDSMTVIAHSWAAKLALLWAKQQPQRIHRLILVDPFFVNQLPGWFRPTFPLLYRTLPFLKVMGPFESYAAAESVARTLKQYRGWSPLQAAAFKAGMEQKADGTWGSKFAIAARNGVFNDILQQAGLTTELTVPTLLLLPEAGLNRTAWQLKPYRTYLPHLQVQTIPGNHWPHLVEPEAFNQSVAGYLGR
- a CDS encoding ABC transporter permease, producing the protein MATTPRSPLLRAFRRQSATRSAASVSVVLMWVGLAITLAFVLIALLTPLLQSWGWLLNPTTALQNPIHQPPGGDHWFGTTRQGYDVFSRTLFGTRAAWQVVLLATLLSVAIGVPLGMVSGYLGGWLDRALLFFMDTIYTLPGLLLSVTLAFVVGRGVVNAAIALSIAYIPQYYRVVRNHTVSVKTELFVEAAQAMGADPWTVLTRYLFLNVIQSVPVLFTLNAADAILVLGGLGFLGLGLPEQVPEWGADIRQALDALPTGIWWTALFPGLALTLMVTGLSLVGEGLNELMNPLQRRENWR